The window GACGGACCGTCTCCTGTAATTCCTCCTCTTGCAGGCCGTCGCTGCTCCTCGAGAATCCGTCATCTGAAGTCGAGACGCTGATGCTCCGGATTCTGGAGCTGAGGTCGTCCGAGCGCGCGGAAAAGTTCTCTTTGCCCAAGGACTCAACTACGTCACCCTCGAGCCCGCAGTATTTGAAGAACGCGTCGAAGTCCGCGAAGTTTTTCGAGTAGCGCGAGCTGATGTCAGAGCTGGAGCGCGCGACCCCCCTCCGGCTCTTGCGCTCCTGCTCTTGGGTTTCAGCGACTCTCCTGTTAGCAGGTCCTTTCGGCACAAAGTTTGTCTCACCTGGCTTCCCGTTTGAGATGTGTAAAGTTACCTGAGTGGACTCTTTCCCGCAGTCATTACGTCTGGCGCAAGGCGCGCGGTCTTTTCTGTCAGTTATCTCAACGTCTGATTCACCACCTCGCGTCTCAGGAAATGCGTTTGTCTTCTCTTTAAgagaaaataatgactttttaatcAATCTCCTACTCCCGCCAGGCAATCCtctcatgagttcacacttctGTCTGTATAATAAAATCGAGTCCGGTCGTTTCTTCGAGCTGCTCCGTCTCACTACATTGCTATCTTCTTCAGGAATGTCCTTAACATCAACATTAGTGGCGTTCTTAACGGAACCGTGCCCGTTTGAAGACCCTTGACTGCTCACGGAGGCAGACCCGATGCTGATTACCGGTTCTTGAGTAGAACCGACCACTTGTTGGCTTTTTACATATTGAGGTTTAGTGGCTGCCAACCTCTCCACCGCACTGACGCGCCCTTTATTCGCCTCGCTTTCTCGCTCCAACTGTCTCCTCAAAAACTCTGGACCCTTCACAAGAATGCGCGACGCGTCCGCGTCGGCCGAGCCTTGCGTTTTCTTCAGCATTATGCAGTCCAGAATAGTATTAGCCTACGTGTTAAATCTACAACAGCAATGTCGCAACTGTTGTAAAATGTGTTGAGGGGTCCGATGGTTAGTAGATAGACTACTGACGCACACCTTTACTTTACCTGTCCACATTGCTCACCTactccacccactaacaggtcaAGGCGAGCTCGGCACGAGAGATGTCTAGGTTGTGAGGAATACTGTCAGGAAACGGGAAACTGTAACTTAACGGCTCGTAATTTGAGCTTGTATATGGGCCATTCTACAGAATTGGTTCAATGTCGGAGTTGGAAACatcttgaaaaaagaaatgcgTTTTTCCACAAACTTTGCATGTATGCAAATTGTATACTTTCCAAGgtacactttttttaaaataatgcagttcatattatattttcagaaaatgttGGAATAATTCCTCAAATTTGGcgagatttaattaaaaaaaaagcttataTTGACATATTGCATCGaccttgtaaatatatattttttctattttatttaaaagttttcacatgtaaatcaataaaaattaaaaaaatgtcaagtgtaatttatgagatttattgtattttgaatccaatC of the Megalobrama amblycephala isolate DHTTF-2021 linkage group LG24, ASM1881202v1, whole genome shotgun sequence genome contains:
- the fam110c gene encoding protein FAM110C, giving the protein MLKKTQGSADADASRILVKGPEFLRRQLERESEANKGRVSAVERLAATKPQYVKSQQVVGSTQEPVISIGSASVSSQGSSNGHGSVKNATNVDVKDIPEEDSNVVRRSSSKKRPDSILLYRQKCELMRGLPGGSRRLIKKSLFSLKEKTNAFPETRGGESDVEITDRKDRAPCARRNDCGKESTQVTLHISNGKPGETNFVPKGPANRRVAETQEQERKSRRGVARSSSDISSRYSKNFADFDAFFKYCGLEGDVVESLGKENFSARSDDLSSRIRSISVSTSDDGFSRSSDGLQEEELQETVRQGTSVVERNARIIKWLYSCRNAAESGKTLRDLD